From a region of the Capricornis sumatraensis isolate serow.1 chromosome 22, serow.2, whole genome shotgun sequence genome:
- the ID4 gene encoding DNA-binding protein inhibitor ID-4, with protein MKAVSPVRPSGRKAPSGCGGGGGGELALRCLAEHGHSLGGSAAAAAAAAAARCKAAEAAADEPALCLQCDMNDCYSRLRRLVPTIPPNKKVSKVELLQHVIDYILDLQLALETHPALLRQPPPPAPPHLPAGTCPAAPPRTPLTTLNTDPAGAVNKQGDSILCR; from the exons ATGAAGGCGGTGAGCCCGGTGCGCCCCTCGGGCCGCAAGGCGCCGTcgggctgcggcggcggcggcggcggcgagctGGCGCTGCGCTGCCTGGCCGAGCACGGCCACAGCCTGGGCGGTTCGGCGGCcgcggccgcggcggcggcggccgcgcgCTGCAAGGCGGCCGAGGCGGCGGCCGACGAGCCGGCTCTGTGCCTGCAGTGCGATATGAACGACTGCTACAGCCGCCTGCGGAGGCTGGTGCCCACCATCCCGCCCAACAAGAAAGTCAGCAAAGTAGAGCTCTTGCAGCACGTTATCGACTACATCCTGGATCTGCAGCTGGCGCTGGAGACGCACCCGGCTCTGCTGAggcagccgccgccgcccgcgccgccgCACCTCCCGGCCGGGACCTGCCCGGCCGCGCCGCCGCGGACCCCGCTCACCACGCTCAACACCGACCCG GCCGGCGCGGTGAACAAGCAGGGCGACAGCATTCTCTGCCGCTGA